The genomic interval GACTGGCAGATTGAATGGAAGTGGGATGGCATCCGGGCCCAGTTGATTCATCGGGATGGCGGGACGTATCTGTGGTCCCGGGGCGAGACCCTGATCAGCGAGACGTTTCCCGATCTCATGGACGCCGCCGATCAGCTGCCCCCCAACACCGTCATTGACGGAGAAATTCTCGCCTGGAAGGACACCGTCCTGCCGTTTTCGGAACTGCAACGACGCCTGGGTCGAAAACGCGTGACCCGGCGGTTCATGCAGGAGGTGCCCGTGCGGCTTCTGGCCTATGACCTGCTGGAAGCCGACGGACAGGACTGGCGGCAGGCGCCGCTCGATCAGCGACGGGCCAGACTGGAGGATCTGCTGTCCGGCGTGACGCCGCCGCTGGCGCTGTCGCCCCGGGTGGAGGCGGCGTCCTGGCAGGCGCTGGCCACACAAAGGGATGAGGCACGCTCCCGGGGTGTCGAGGGGGTCATGATCAAGGGGCGGGAGACGCCTTATGGCGTCGGCCGCCGGCGGGGCGCCTGGTGGAAGTGGAAAGTCAGCCCGCTGACGGTGGACGCCATCCTGATTTATGCCCACCCCGGCCATGGGCGGCGAGCCAATCTTTACACCGACTACAGCTTCGCGGTCCCGGATGGTGATCAACTGGTCCCCATCGCCAAAGCCTACTCGGGACTGACGGACCCGGAGATCCGACGGCTCGACCGCTGGATACGCCGCCATACCCGTGAGCGCTTCGGCCCGGTGCGCTCGGTGGAGCCCCGGCAGGTGTTCGAACTGGCTTTCGAGGGCATCGCCCCATCCAGCCGTCACAAGTCCGGTATTGCCCTGCGCTTTCCGCGGATCGCCCGCTGGCGGGAAGACCTCGGACCCGACGACGCCGACACCCTTGAGCAGGTTCGGGCGTTGCTGCCATGACCGCCATCGACGAGACCCCTCTCAACGCGTGGTTTGCGGCCAAAGGCTGGCAACCCGCGTCCTTTCAGAAAGCCGCCTGGCAGGCTCACGCCCGGGGTGAGAGCGGTCTGATCCACTCAGCCACCGGATCCGGTAAATCCCTGGCGGCCTGGGGTGGGCCGCTCGCGGAAGGCCTCGGCGAGGTCAACGGCTCGGAAAAATCCCGACGCCCGGGCGTTCGGGTCCTATGGATCACGCCGCTGCGGGCCCTGGCCGGTGACACCCAGCGCAATCTCCGCGATGCCGCCGAGGGTGTGGGTCTACCCTGGCGGGTGGAAACGCGGACCGGCGACACCGCTAGCAGCGCCCGTCAGCGGCAGCGCAAAAATCCGCCGGAGGCACTGATTACCACCCCGGAAAGCCTCTCGCTGCTGCTCTCCTACACGGACGCGGATCGCTACTTTCGACAGCTGACCACCGTGATCGTCGATGAGTGGCATGAGTTGCTGGGCAGCAAGCGTGGCGTTCAGCTTGAACTCTGTCTGGCCCGGCTGCGACGACTGCAGCCCCGGCTTCGCACCTGGGGCCTGTCCGCCACCCTGGGGAACCTGGATGAAGCCATGGCCACCCTGCTGGGCCCGGGCGCTGACGAAGGGCGACTGATCGAGGGGGCGGCACCCCGGCCCCTTCGCATCGAGGCCCTGTTGCCCGAGGCCAGCGGGCGGTTCCCCTGGGCCGGCCATCTGGGCACGCACCTGATTGACGGCGTGATCGATCATTTGAGCCAACCAGGCAGCTGCCTGTTGTTCACCAACACCCGCTCCCAGGCGGAGATCTGGTTCGAGTCGCTCCTGCGAGCCCGGAGTGACTGGCTGGAGGGGCTGGGTCTGCACCACGGCTCCATCGACCGGGAGCTGCGTCGACGCATCGAAGCCGGCCTCGCCGCGGGAGACTTTCGCTGTGTGGTGGCCACCTCAAGCCTGGATCTGGGAGTGGACTTCTCGCCGGTGGATCGGGTCATTCAGGTGGGCAGCCCCAAGGGAGTGGCCCGGCTTGCCCAGCGTGCCGGACGCTGCGGACACCAGCCGGACGGAATCAGCGGTGTTCTCTGCGTCCCCAGCCACGCGCTTGAGCTAGTGGAAATCGCAGCGGCCCGCCGGGCCTGGGCGGATGGCGACGTGGAGGCCCGACGGCCACTGCGCCTGTGCCTGGATGTGCTCGCCCAGCATCTGGTCACGCTGGCCACGGGGGGCGGGTTCGAAGCGCCATCGACCCTGGAGGAGATCCGCACCACTCACGCGTTTGCGGATCTCTCCAAGGAGGCCTGGGACTGGACACTGACCTTCATCACCCGCGGCGGACCGGTTCTCGAGGCCTATCCGGACTTCCATCGGGTCGCCCGCGATCACCAGGGCCTGTTCCGTATCGCTGACCGACGCCAGGCCGCCCGGCACCGCATGAGCATAGGCACCATCACCAGTGATGCGGCCATGCAGGTCCGCTATCAGGGGGGCGGGTACCTGGGCACCATCGAGGAGAGTTTCATTGTCCGACTCCGGCCCGGGGACGTTTTTCTCTTCGCCGGCCGCAGCCTCGAGTTGCTGAGGGTGCGGGATCTCACGGCTTATGTCCGACGCGCCGGGCGGCGCCGGCAGGCGGTGCCTCGCTGGCAGGGCGGCCGCCTGCCGTTGTCCGGTATGCTGGCGGACCGGGTGCTGGAGCTGCTCGCCGAGGCGGCTGACGGGCAATACCGGGAGCCGGAGATGCAGGCGCTCCGACCGCTGCTGGAGATCCAGCGGCAATGGTCGGCGCTGCCGGCACCGGGGCGCCTTCTGGTGGAAAGAACCCGATCCCGGGAGGGCGAGCATCTGTTCATTTATCCCTTCGCCGGCCGGTTGGCCCATGAGGGCCTGGCCACATTGCTGGCCTGGCGGCTGGCACAACGGACACCGGCCACCTTTAGCATTGCCGCCAACGACTATGGCTTCGAACTGCTGGGCGCCGAAATGCCCGCGCTCCAGGAAACCGACCTGCGACCTCTGCTGAGCCAGGAAGGGCTGGTGGATGATCTGTTGAGCAGCATGAACGCCAGCGAACTGGCTCGGCGGCAATTCCGGGACATCGCCCGAATCGCGGGGCTGATTTTTCAAGGCTATCCCGGACAGGGGAAAAGTGCCCGGCAGCTCCAGGCGTCCAGCGGGCTCATCTTCGACACCATTGCCCGCTATGACCCGGATCACCGGCTGGTGGATCAGGCACGACGGGAGGTCCTTGAGGAAGCACTGGAGATTCATCGGCTAAGGCAGACACTAAGCCACATCGAGCAGGCCGACATTCACCTGGCAGAGACTGAGCGGTTCACACCGCTGGCTTTTCCGCTTTGGGCAGAGCGACTGCGAAACCGGCTCAGTAGCCAGAGCTGGGAAGACCGGGTGGCCCGCATGATCGGCCAGCTGGAAAAGGCAGCGGACCGACCATGAGTTCATTGTCCGTAACACTGGGCAGGGAGAGCCTGGAACTCCTGCCGGAGGGAGCAATCTGGTGGCCATCCCGGTCCGCCCTGATGGTCGCGGATCTGCACCTGGGAAAGGCCGGGGTTTTCCGCCGGGCCGGCCTCGCGATTCCCGAGGGGGACACCCGGGCAACCCTGGAACGGCTGACCGCGCTGATCCGCCAGCATCGGCCGAGTCGAGTCTATCTGCTGGGGGATATCGTGCATGCCAGTCCCGCCCGGGACCCGGCGTTGCGCCAGGCGATCAGCGATTGGCGGGCGGGGCATGCCGCCGTGACCATGGTGGCGGTCCTCGGCAACCACGATCGACAGATCACCGCCCTCAGACGCTGTTTTGACTGGCAGCCGGAGCCCTTCGAAGCCGGCGGGTTATGGCTTCACCACCACCCTCCAGGTGCGGCGTCACCCCAAGGCCCCTGGCTGGCAGGTCACTGGCATCCCGTGGTCAAGCTCAGGGCGGGCGGGGACCAGCTGCGGCTACCCGCGTTCGTCATGCCGTCCGATCAGGGACTGATTCTGCCGGCTTTTGGCGGCCTGACCGGTGGGCATCCCGTGGCCCCCCGGCCGGGACAGCGGCGCTATCCCTGCAGCGGGCAACGGGTGTTTCTGCTGGATGAATCCAGCGGGGCCGCGAGATGAAGACAAAAAAAAGCCGACGTAGAGCCGGCCAAGAGGAGGAGAGAGATAAATCTCTATGTTGCGTTGCATGATAGCAGACTGAGTCTTTAACGCAATACCGCTAATCCGCTCATCTGTTGTTCCTGTCGCGCACAGATACGGCGCGCTCCAGACTGGCCAGTCGCTCGTCGTTTCGCCGTAGCAACTCCACAATCTCTTCCCGTTCCCGATGCGCCTTAGCTTCAGACTCGGCCCGGCGGGCCTCTTCGTCTTCCCAGTGGGCCGATTGCATCGTATTGACAATCAGACCGATGAAAAGGTTCAAAATCGTCAGAGCCGTCACCAGGATGAACGCCACGAAATAAATCCAGGCCAGTGGATAGGTGTCCATGACCGGCCGGGCAATGCCCATGGACCAGCTCTCCAGCGTCATAACCTGGAACAGCGTGTAGAGCGTCCGCCCCAGCGTCCCGAACCACTCCGGGAAACGCTCGCCGAAGAGCTCCGTGCCCATGACGCCGAAAATATAGAACACCATCCCCAGCAGAAAGATGATCCAGCCGATGCTCGGAATGGCCACGATCAGGGCATCAATCAGCACCCGCAGGCGTTTCACCGTGGAGAGCAGCCGCAACACCCGCAGAATGCGCAGCGCCCTCAGGATGCTGAAGGGACCGGTGGCGGGAACCAGCGAAATTGCCACGATCGTGAAATCGAAGACATTCCAGCCGCTTCGGAAAAACCGTGGCCCCTGGGCGAACAGCCGGATGGCGATTTCGCAGGCGAACAGACCCACGATGATGTTTTCCGCGAGCAGCACCGGCTGACCGGCCACCGCCATGACCGGGTCATAGGTTGCCAGCCCCAACAGTGCCGCATTGAGCACGATCAGGCCGATAACG from Spiribacter sp. 2438 carries:
- a CDS encoding ATP-dependent DNA ligase; this translates as MKPFAALFQRLDQARGTNAKVAALVAYFSQVDPADGAWAVYFLSGRRIKRLIGPVTLRQWLAEASGLPDWLLEETHQHVGDLAETIALVLPATATEGGDSDRSLAHWVENDVLSLRDMDDDARRQRVLAAWAELDEPGRFLYSKLLTGALRVGVSQTLVERALAEATGHPRPLIAHRLMGAWAPDADFFTGLFAEQTASEDASRPYPFFLAHPLEGDPEATLGSVEDWQIEWKWDGIRAQLIHRDGGTYLWSRGETLISETFPDLMDAADQLPPNTVIDGEILAWKDTVLPFSELQRRLGRKRVTRRFMQEVPVRLLAYDLLEADGQDWRQAPLDQRRARLEDLLSGVTPPLALSPRVEAASWQALATQRDEARSRGVEGVMIKGRETPYGVGRRRGAWWKWKVSPLTVDAILIYAHPGHGRRANLYTDYSFAVPDGDQLVPIAKAYSGLTDPEIRRLDRWIRRHTRERFGPVRSVEPRQVFELAFEGIAPSSRHKSGIALRFPRIARWREDLGPDDADTLEQVRALLP
- a CDS encoding ligase-associated DNA damage response DEXH box helicase; protein product: MTAIDETPLNAWFAAKGWQPASFQKAAWQAHARGESGLIHSATGSGKSLAAWGGPLAEGLGEVNGSEKSRRPGVRVLWITPLRALAGDTQRNLRDAAEGVGLPWRVETRTGDTASSARQRQRKNPPEALITTPESLSLLLSYTDADRYFRQLTTVIVDEWHELLGSKRGVQLELCLARLRRLQPRLRTWGLSATLGNLDEAMATLLGPGADEGRLIEGAAPRPLRIEALLPEASGRFPWAGHLGTHLIDGVIDHLSQPGSCLLFTNTRSQAEIWFESLLRARSDWLEGLGLHHGSIDRELRRRIEAGLAAGDFRCVVATSSLDLGVDFSPVDRVIQVGSPKGVARLAQRAGRCGHQPDGISGVLCVPSHALELVEIAAARRAWADGDVEARRPLRLCLDVLAQHLVTLATGGGFEAPSTLEEIRTTHAFADLSKEAWDWTLTFITRGGPVLEAYPDFHRVARDHQGLFRIADRRQAARHRMSIGTITSDAAMQVRYQGGGYLGTIEESFIVRLRPGDVFLFAGRSLELLRVRDLTAYVRRAGRRRQAVPRWQGGRLPLSGMLADRVLELLAEAADGQYREPEMQALRPLLEIQRQWSALPAPGRLLVERTRSREGEHLFIYPFAGRLAHEGLATLLAWRLAQRTPATFSIAANDYGFELLGAEMPALQETDLRPLLSQEGLVDDLLSSMNASELARRQFRDIARIAGLIFQGYPGQGKSARQLQASSGLIFDTIARYDPDHRLVDQARREVLEEALEIHRLRQTLSHIEQADIHLAETERFTPLAFPLWAERLRNRLSSQSWEDRVARMIGQLEKAADRP
- the pdeM gene encoding ligase-associated DNA damage response endonuclease PdeM; translated protein: MSSLSVTLGRESLELLPEGAIWWPSRSALMVADLHLGKAGVFRRAGLAIPEGDTRATLERLTALIRQHRPSRVYLLGDIVHASPARDPALRQAISDWRAGHAAVTMVAVLGNHDRQITALRRCFDWQPEPFEAGGLWLHHHPPGAASPQGPWLAGHWHPVVKLRAGGDQLRLPAFVMPSDQGLILPAFGGLTGGHPVAPRPGQRRYPCSGQRVFLLDESSGAAR
- a CDS encoding ion transporter; amino-acid sequence: MRTIAAWRTRAGEWIESPGPRNTVIGLIVLNAALLGLATYDPVMAVAGQPVLLAENIIVGLFACEIAIRLFAQGPRFFRSGWNVFDFTIVAISLVPATGPFSILRALRILRVLRLLSTVKRLRVLIDALIVAIPSIGWIIFLLGMVFYIFGVMGTELFGERFPEWFGTLGRTLYTLFQVMTLESWSMGIARPVMDTYPLAWIYFVAFILVTALTILNLFIGLIVNTMQSAHWEDEEARRAESEAKAHREREEIVELLRRNDERLASLERAVSVRDRNNR